In Candidatus Zixiibacteriota bacterium, one DNA window encodes the following:
- a CDS encoding NUMOD3 domain-containing DNA-binding protein, translating into MKEKALGRHPSEEARKNMSIAQLGRHHSEETKRKIGDAQLGEKNHMFGKHHPPWNKGKHWKLPEDAKRKISESRLGNKHPLWKGNEVSYRGLHHWIQAHKPCQTNCALCGKVKPLELANLSGEYKRDIEDFMWTCRQCHRKFDTERKNGN; encoded by the coding sequence ATGAAAGAAAAGGCATTGGGAAGACATCCATCGGAAGAAGCAAGAAAAAATATGAGCATAGCACAACTTGGTAGACATCATTCAGAAGAGACAAAAAGAAAAATTGGTGATGCGCAACTTGGTGAAAAAAATCATATGTTTGGAAAACATCATCCACCATGGAATAAAGGAAAGCATTGGAAATTGCCTGAAGACGCTAAAAGAAAAATTAGTGAATCAAGATTAGGGAACAAACATCCTCTTTGGAAAGGAAATGAAGTAAGTTATAGGGGATTACATCACTGGATTCAAGCTCATAAACCATGTCAAACAAATTGTGCATTGTGTGGTAAAGTTAAACCATTAGAACTCGCAAACTTATCTGGAGAATACAAACGAGACATTGAAGATTTTATGTGGACTTGTAGACAATGTCATAGAAAATTTGATACGGAGAGAAAAAATGGAAACTGA